The following proteins come from a genomic window of Campylobacter sp. RM16189:
- the dsbI gene encoding protein-disulfide oxidoreductase DsbI, translating to MNIVNKISAWQDTRFPWLLMAFASIALVLLAHSLFQKYVYMPPCEQCVYIRFAFLCMAFGGLVAAINPKNLVLAFIGYMFAFWGAIQGIMYSVKLAKIHTAVHSDDPFGVQGCSTDPVYPFNLPLHKWAPDWFLPTGDCGYDNPIVPDGVALSGLQKYLVDLYQDGWYLIPSKHFMSMADCTLLGFGLCFIILLTMAVSKVITLVKNPK from the coding sequence ATGAATATAGTAAATAAAATTTCAGCTTGGCAGGATACTAGATTTCCTTGGCTGCTGATGGCTTTTGCGAGCATTGCGCTGGTTTTGCTGGCGCACTCGCTCTTTCAAAAGTACGTCTATATGCCGCCTTGCGAACAGTGCGTATATATAAGATTTGCTTTTTTATGTATGGCATTTGGCGGTTTGGTAGCGGCTATCAATCCTAAAAATTTAGTTCTTGCGTTTATAGGATATATGTTTGCGTTTTGGGGAGCGATCCAAGGGATAATGTATAGCGTTAAGCTAGCCAAAATTCACACCGCAGTTCATAGCGACGATCCTTTTGGAGTTCAAGGATGCTCAACGGATCCCGTATATCCGTTTAACCTACCGCTTCACAAATGGGCGCCTGACTGGTTTTTGCCTACGGGAGATTGCGGATACGATAACCCTATAGTTCCCGACGGAGTGGCTTTAAGCGGATTACAAAAATACCTTGTAGACTTATATCAAGACGGCTGGTATCTAATCCCTTCAAAGCACTTCATGTCAATGGCGGACTGCACGCTTCTTGGCTTTGGTCTATGCTTTATAATCCTGCTTACAATGGCGGTATCTAAAGTCATAACCTTAGTTAAAAACCCTAAATAA
- a CDS encoding thiol:disulfide interchange protein DsbA/DsbL yields the protein MKIFTKFIKVLATLGLFSSCAFALTDGIEYKVLERPLSVGDNTLTKVFSYACSHCYKFDKGVTQKVMSKLDGVKFIPYHLKSKGEFGETVSGILASMISLDEEKNIGYFDDKSLFKRAKFAIYRSYHDKNDQFNDKNEYINKILKDAKVNRSDYENALKSARAQEILAGWDDSYSVAVLSGVPAFVVNGKYLINLDAAYSIDKLIEIIKELLGK from the coding sequence ATGAAAATTTTTACTAAATTTATAAAGGTTTTGGCTACACTTGGGCTTTTTAGCTCCTGCGCTTTTGCTCTAACCGACGGGATAGAATATAAGGTGCTCGAAAGACCGCTTTCGGTAGGCGATAATACTCTTACTAAAGTATTTAGCTACGCTTGCTCGCACTGCTATAAATTTGATAAAGGCGTAACTCAAAAAGTAATGTCTAAACTTGATGGAGTTAAATTTATACCTTATCATCTAAAGTCAAAAGGTGAATTTGGCGAGACTGTGAGCGGAATTTTAGCCTCTATGATCTCACTTGATGAGGAGAAAAATATAGGCTATTTTGATGATAAATCTCTGTTTAAAAGAGCAAAATTTGCCATTTATAGATCATATCACGACAAAAATGATCAATTTAATGATAAAAACGAGTATATAAATAAAATTTTAAAAGATGCCAAGGTAAATAGAAGTGATTACGAAAATGCCCTAAAATCCGCAAGAGCGCAAGAAATTTTAGCTGGTTGGGACGATAGCTATTCGGTTGCTGTTTTAAGTGGAGTACCCGCTTTTGTCGTAAATGGAAAATATCTAATTAATCTAGATGCGGCTTATTCGATAGATAAATTAATTGAAATTATAAAAGAACTTTTGGGAAAGTAG
- a CDS encoding disulfide bond formation protein B — translation MDYNKDNKGFVCWIYNFQRTRKPWMALFLVCIGLLVGSFFCGASDPLSMIIRSILAIILLGAIIAMIEPKSFAVKLIAYIFIFLGVIFGLSYTNESETLSLENFSFPFGLPLNEWMPAIFLPKSAEISSSLSVIGFIGFAFIGAVFLVMILSWFVYNARSSEINPI, via the coding sequence ATGGATTATAATAAAGATAATAAAGGTTTTGTCTGCTGGATATATAACTTTCAGCGCACAAGGAAGCCTTGGATGGCTCTGTTTTTAGTATGTATCGGTTTGCTTGTCGGATCATTTTTTTGTGGCGCCTCAGATCCTCTTAGTATGATTATTCGATCTATTTTGGCGATTATTTTACTTGGTGCTATTATTGCCATGATAGAGCCTAAATCTTTTGCGGTAAAATTAATAGCCTATATTTTTATATTTTTAGGTGTTATTTTCGGACTTAGTTATACAAATGAGAGCGAGACACTATCTTTGGAAAATTTCTCATTCCCATTTGGACTACCTCTTAATGAGTGGATGCCAGCTATTTTTTTGCCTAAAAGTGCCGAGATTAGTAGTTCTTTGTCAGTAATAGGCTTTATCGGTTTTGCATTTATTGGAGCGGTGTTTTTGGTCATGATCTTAAGTTGGTTCGTTTATAACGCAAGAAGTAGCGAGATAAATCCTATCTAG
- a CDS encoding cache domain-containing protein — translation MGIDIFNRYNFKIYIIIILSSLFVILLGANVYKNAKHHIATLSNTNKIATSENIVQIFQIWLDERINSLVKASKLIQNADILDDEESIKKFTQAFLGDLGEFDLVQLLKDDGEIYINGEKFPKSPKEINSRLSLIWYLETKNSNKPTVNFMPEHTILEQETLNLCVPNYKNGKFAAVLCGVVKVKSIFDNISNFKLPPNSYSFIVTHSGEILTKMKDEKFKAQIEDKFQELFLKDEDISSIVVDSNFISIAEIPSLNWFIGAGTDNAKETKELLGATTKNALTLLFAFIALAFIANSLHNFMYAKIKKRQDEYEAILAHKAKMSEAGELISGINHQFIQPVNSLNLAISTLLMLKREGNLDEQMLQNILEKGQKSILLLSNTIDIFRNFYKTSENIREFSVKQSIKNLLTLMHTELTRANVHVVLSEFQDKKVNQIENIIQQILLILIHNAKDALVDKFKDDIKSRRVQIDVKFDENRCYIEVIEFGIGVSEAMSRKIFDEPKTTKKQGSGIGLYFAKKLANRKINGDIKLVNRALPTVFELNFDVDLKGDK, via the coding sequence GTGGGTATTGATATATTTAACAGATACAACTTCAAAATTTATATCATCATAATCCTATCCAGCCTGTTTGTGATACTTCTTGGCGCAAACGTATATAAAAACGCCAAACACCACATCGCAACCCTTTCAAATACAAACAAAATAGCCACTAGCGAAAATATCGTGCAGATATTTCAAATTTGGCTTGATGAGAGGATAAATTCTCTTGTGAAAGCCTCTAAGCTTATACAAAATGCCGATATTTTAGACGATGAAGAGAGTATTAAGAAATTTACTCAAGCCTTTTTGGGCGATTTGGGTGAATTTGATCTGGTTCAGCTTTTAAAAGACGACGGAGAGATCTACATAAACGGCGAAAAATTTCCAAAAAGCCCCAAAGAGATAAATTCCAGACTTAGCCTTATCTGGTATCTGGAGACAAAAAATAGCAACAAACCTACAGTAAATTTTATGCCCGAGCATACGATTTTAGAGCAAGAGACTTTAAATTTATGCGTACCAAACTACAAAAACGGTAAATTTGCAGCCGTTTTATGCGGAGTAGTCAAAGTAAAAAGCATATTTGACAACATAAGCAACTTCAAGCTTCCTCCCAACTCATATTCCTTTATCGTAACGCACAGCGGCGAAATTTTAACAAAGATGAAAGATGAAAAGTTCAAAGCGCAAATTGAGGATAAATTTCAAGAGCTGTTTTTAAAAGATGAGGACATAAGCAGCATAGTTGTGGATTCAAATTTCATATCCATTGCGGAAATTCCCTCGCTTAATTGGTTCATAGGCGCAGGCACGGACAACGCAAAAGAGACAAAAGAGCTGCTTGGAGCAACGACCAAAAACGCACTTACGTTACTTTTTGCGTTTATCGCGCTTGCCTTTATCGCAAACTCGCTTCATAACTTTATGTATGCCAAGATCAAAAAGCGTCAGGATGAATACGAAGCCATTCTTGCGCACAAAGCCAAGATGAGCGAAGCGGGCGAGCTCATAAGCGGGATAAATCATCAGTTCATTCAACCGGTAAATTCGCTAAATTTAGCCATATCAACGTTGCTTATGCTAAAGCGAGAAGGCAATCTTGACGAGCAGATGCTGCAAAACATACTTGAAAAAGGGCAAAAGTCCATATTGCTACTAAGCAATACGATAGATATCTTTAGAAATTTTTACAAAACAAGCGAAAACATAAGAGAATTTAGCGTCAAGCAGAGCATTAAAAATCTCTTAACTCTTATGCACACCGAGCTTACAAGAGCCAATGTGCATGTGGTTTTAAGCGAATTTCAAGATAAAAAAGTAAATCAGATAGAAAATATAATCCAGCAAATTTTACTTATCTTAATCCACAATGCAAAAGACGCTTTGGTGGATAAATTTAAAGACGATATCAAGTCAAGAAGAGTGCAAATAGATGTAAAATTCGATGAAAACAGGTGCTATATAGAGGTCATCGAATTTGGAATCGGAGTGAGCGAAGCGATGAGCCGCAAGATATTTGATGAGCCAAAAACTACTAAAAAACAAGGCAGCGGCATAGGGCTGTACTTCGCTAAAAAGCTTGCCAACAGAAAGATAAACGGAGATATTAAGCTTGTAAATAGAGCGCTTCCTACGGTATTTGAGTTAAATTTCGATGTTGATTTAAAGGGCGATAAATGA
- a CDS encoding aryl-sulfate sulfotransferase, with product MKARNLLSSIVVAGLLVGGLTTSSLAIGGPSGPKNDYQQQGKLGVVKMNPYGYAPLTAIITNGGYVLSGVKVTIVPKPGGQTISYKVDNQTVKTYGGIPVFGLYPSYKNTVEVTYTKSAMGFKDETITEKYQVTTGGIGLTPSGLTMQTGVPFEKVTVVKADKEFADRLYLINNVPGKAPGRSSQAVWNNPAGGALEWNDASNSFIVDTKGEVRWYFDSDKLLDFGNIYRTGIQMGFRQDNDGALAWGFGQRYVKYDLMGRQIFDRQLPLAYNDFSHSLNNAQNGNYLLRVGSSNTKRPDGKNVRTVRDTIVEVDKDGYVVDDWRLYEIMDPYRADAIMVLDQGAVCLNVDASQAGHTIGADELAKLDENNQFGDIAGTGIGRNWAHVNSVDYDPNDDSIVVSSRHQNAMVKIGRDKKIKWIVGPHKGWGEKFKKYLLQPVDSKGNKIVCEDEYSKCPGYTNEKGGFDWTWTQHTAFIIDSKTNKDILYLAAFDNGDSRGMEQPALASMKYSRGVVYKIDQNKMTIEQVWEYGKQRGGDWFSAVTSLTEYHDDKDSLLVYSATAGMQFDLSKGVPVGEPAPELLEFKWGSTEPGLQMKFEGTGIGYQAIPIHLDKAFDRKVKSKK from the coding sequence ATGAAGGCTAGAAATTTACTTTCATCAATTGTTGTAGCAGGGCTACTAGTCGGAGGCTTAACTACTTCTTCTCTTGCTATAGGCGGTCCAAGCGGTCCAAAGAATGATTATCAACAACAAGGCAAGCTTGGAGTTGTTAAGATGAATCCTTACGGATACGCACCTTTGACAGCTATCATCACTAACGGCGGCTATGTTTTATCAGGCGTTAAAGTAACTATCGTTCCAAAACCAGGGGGTCAAACTATCAGCTATAAGGTAGATAACCAAACGGTAAAAACTTACGGCGGTATCCCGGTTTTTGGGCTATATCCGTCTTATAAGAATACGGTTGAAGTTACTTATACTAAATCAGCCATGGGCTTTAAGGATGAAACTATTACCGAAAAGTATCAAGTAACGACAGGCGGTATAGGACTTACTCCGTCAGGACTTACTATGCAAACGGGAGTTCCTTTTGAAAAAGTAACCGTTGTAAAAGCAGACAAGGAATTTGCAGATAGGCTATATCTTATAAACAACGTTCCTGGAAAAGCTCCGGGCAGAAGCTCTCAAGCCGTTTGGAATAACCCTGCGGGCGGCGCTTTGGAGTGGAATGACGCTTCAAATTCATTTATAGTAGATACAAAAGGCGAGGTTAGATGGTATTTTGACTCAGACAAGCTTTTGGATTTTGGCAATATCTATAGAACCGGTATTCAAATGGGATTTAGGCAAGATAATGACGGAGCTCTTGCTTGGGGCTTTGGACAAAGATATGTTAAATACGATTTGATGGGAAGACAAATTTTTGATCGCCAGCTTCCGCTTGCTTATAACGACTTCTCTCACTCTTTAAATAACGCACAAAACGGCAACTATCTATTAAGAGTCGGCTCATCTAACACAAAACGCCCTGACGGTAAAAACGTTAGAACCGTTAGAGATACGATAGTAGAGGTTGATAAAGACGGATACGTCGTAGACGATTGGAGACTTTATGAGATCATGGATCCTTATAGAGCCGATGCTATCATGGTTCTTGACCAAGGAGCCGTTTGCTTAAACGTTGATGCTTCTCAAGCTGGACATACTATAGGAGCTGACGAGCTAGCTAAACTTGATGAAAATAATCAATTTGGCGATATAGCAGGAACGGGAATAGGCAGAAACTGGGCTCACGTAAACAGCGTTGATTATGATCCAAATGATGATTCTATAGTAGTTTCCAGCCGCCACCAAAATGCGATGGTAAAAATCGGACGTGATAAGAAAATCAAATGGATAGTCGGTCCTCATAAAGGTTGGGGTGAGAAATTTAAAAAATACCTATTGCAGCCTGTCGATAGCAAAGGAAACAAAATCGTTTGCGAGGACGAGTATAGCAAATGCCCTGGATACACAAACGAAAAAGGCGGATTTGACTGGACTTGGACACAACATACGGCGTTTATTATCGATTCAAAAACAAATAAAGACATCCTTTATCTAGCCGCTTTTGATAACGGAGATAGCCGCGGCATGGAACAACCTGCTCTTGCTAGTATGAAGTATTCACGCGGTGTTGTTTATAAGATAGATCAAAACAAAATGACTATAGAGCAAGTTTGGGAATACGGCAAACAAAGAGGCGGAGATTGGTTTAGTGCGGTTACGAGCCTTACTGAATACCATGACGATAAAGACTCATTGCTAGTTTATTCTGCAACGGCGGGCATGCAGTTTGACTTGTCAAAAGGTGTTCCTGTAGGAGAGCCTGCTCCTGAGTTGCTTGAGTTTAAGTGGGGATCTACCGAGCCTGGTCTTCAAATGAAATTTGAAGGAACAGGCATAGGATATCAAGCTATACCTATACATCTTGATAAAGCATTTGACCGCAAAGTTAAAAGCAAAAAATAA
- a CDS encoding DUF3137 domain-containing protein — translation MKTLLELEKERKLILSKFFSYRIFVTFIIFVFIFYFLYQIFTEAPLNTQFGFIKGKNLGQILALILSLVITYIFYHNLFFYFAKKEKSEFAKKYKKFYLESYFNSLGFKYEMNNHINLFYIMQSRLFFSITEQFGNDLVSGEIDGVKFSFSDLKLIGKDSFFNPATMEQESVEVSFFKGIFFMADFNKKIESKTFVLAKGKPHDPLAKRFIVDNAEFNELFRVYTTDIQNAMYILSPALMEAIVKLAKYMRVPIGLSFVDGRIYIRIDRGIDSFEPDIHKNIVSKKLDKKIKADLDGMFDIIRILKLTKIYS, via the coding sequence TTGAAGACACTACTTGAGCTTGAAAAAGAGCGAAAACTAATACTTTCTAAATTTTTCTCATATCGCATATTTGTTACTTTCATAATATTTGTATTTATTTTTTACTTTTTGTATCAAATCTTTACCGAGGCTCCATTAAATACGCAATTTGGTTTCATAAAAGGTAAAAATTTAGGTCAAATTTTAGCCTTGATACTCTCTTTGGTTATTACTTATATCTTTTATCATAATCTTTTCTTTTATTTTGCAAAAAAGGAAAAAAGTGAATTTGCGAAAAAATATAAAAAATTTTACCTTGAGAGCTACTTTAACTCGCTTGGGTTTAAATATGAGATGAATAATCATATAAATTTATTTTATATAATGCAAAGCAGATTGTTCTTTAGCATAACCGAACAGTTTGGAAATGATCTGGTAAGCGGAGAGATAGATGGAGTCAAATTTAGCTTTAGCGACTTAAAATTAATCGGTAAAGATAGTTTCTTTAATCCAGCAACTATGGAACAAGAGAGTGTTGAAGTAAGTTTTTTTAAAGGGATATTTTTTATGGCTGATTTTAATAAAAAGATAGAATCAAAAACCTTTGTGCTAGCAAAAGGCAAGCCGCATGATCCCCTAGCTAAACGATTTATCGTTGATAATGCTGAATTTAACGAACTTTTTAGAGTTTATACAACCGATATCCAAAATGCAATGTATATACTAAGTCCGGCTTTAATGGAGGCTATTGTAAAGCTTGCTAAGTATATGAGAGTTCCTATTGGATTAAGCTTTGTTGACGGGCGAATTTATATAAGGATTGATAGAGGCATTGATAGCTTTGAGCCTGATATTCATAAGAACATTGTAAGTAAAAAATTAGACAAAAAGATAAAAGCCGATTTAGATGGCATGTTTGACATTATTAGGATATTAAAATTAACTAAAATTTATAGTTGA
- a CDS encoding 4-oxalocrotonate tautomerase family protein — protein sequence MPFVNIKVSAPEPSKEQKKQIIAEVTDTLVRVLGKDPAAVLVMIETLEAESIGKNGLSLEDLRSKK from the coding sequence ATGCCATTTGTAAATATCAAAGTTTCAGCCCCCGAACCCTCAAAAGAGCAAAAAAAGCAGATCATCGCCGAAGTTACCGATACTCTAGTAAGAGTACTTGGCAAAGATCCCGCCGCGGTTCTTGTGATGATAGAAACACTTGAGGCTGAAAGTATCGGCAAAAACGGACTTAGTTTAGAAGATTTAAGGAGTAAAAAATGA
- a CDS encoding response regulator transcription factor → MNNESLKLLKKLSILIVEDDDMSRELIASGLKPYCASVRVAADGCEGLECFKKQKSDIVITDIHMPIMNGFEMMKEISRLKPHQKFIVFTSYDTDMNLIKSIEQGAALFLKKPIDIKDLRSMIIALTYEKDEKLIKISDEISINLKEEKIYKNGEEIYLTYLQNKFFWLFAYNLNKLVSYEMIEEFVYENEAVSKGAIQNIILRLKRELGIKFKNISEAGYILVASQKE, encoded by the coding sequence ATGAATAACGAATCTTTAAAATTACTAAAAAAGCTATCGATTTTGATCGTTGAAGACGACGATATGTCAAGAGAGCTCATAGCAAGCGGGCTAAAGCCCTATTGCGCTAGCGTTAGAGTCGCCGCGGACGGATGCGAGGGGCTTGAATGCTTTAAAAAACAAAAATCAGACATCGTCATAACAGATATCCATATGCCTATAATGAACGGATTTGAGATGATGAAAGAGATTTCAAGGCTTAAACCTCATCAAAAATTCATCGTCTTTACCTCTTACGATACGGATATGAACTTGATAAAAAGCATAGAACAAGGCGCTGCGCTATTTTTAAAAAAACCTATCGACATCAAAGATCTTCGCTCAATGATAATTGCGTTAACCTACGAAAAAGACGAAAAATTAATCAAAATCAGCGACGAAATAAGCATAAATTTAAAAGAGGAGAAAATTTATAAAAACGGAGAGGAAATTTATCTGACATACTTGCAAAATAAATTTTTCTGGCTCTTTGCGTACAACTTAAACAAGCTCGTTAGCTACGAGATGATAGAGGAATTCGTCTATGAAAACGAAGCCGTAAGCAAGGGTGCTATACAAAATATCATCTTGCGTCTAAAGCGAGAGCTTGGGATAAAATTTAAAAATATCTCAGAAGCGGGTTACATCCTAGTAGCAAGCCAAAAAGAATAA
- a CDS encoding aryl-sulfate sulfotransferase produces MKRISLVSAALAVGLSSAMLFIVATPANSGVLAHQIKKQGELGQVFINPYDVAPLTAIVDRAGKDITDIHVRVLGKPNGGVDINYNVSQNALLNHDGVPIWGLYPDYLNQVEVSYVFKSEKKKEVYKIYAQPIVTLSRDFRFEHMQKRVPKKVDPEFKDRLYLINNTITGIYKPFDWRSGYGGAASWNDYTENYIVDTTGEVRWYLDYAKFYDRRERNVENTGMMMGFHQLPNGDISFGMSQKYMRYDLMGKQVYERILPRGYIDLSHEVLPIKGDHLLLRVGKYNYYHKGGQISHTIRDHIIELDSTGKVVNEWDLNEIFGNNVYRSNLIKALDPRAICLNIDMNAKEIDTSSDAPFGDKIGTGTGHNWAHVNSISYDVVDEGIILSLRHQGIVKIGKDKKVKWILASPEGWSDDFKAKVLVPVDKNGKKIKCENSKCEGDFDWSWTQHTAWLTDRYENKGNIKHLSVFDNGDGRGMQQPAFKEDKYSRAVEYKIDEKNLTVEQTWEFGKERGFEFYSAVTSNTEWQKDKKTYYISSSNVNLLRPDKTIKMVLVEIDPKTNEIKFEMDVESASRDDVAYRSLVINPNIFEY; encoded by the coding sequence ATGAAAAGAATTTCATTAGTTTCCGCAGCTCTTGCAGTAGGCTTGTCCTCGGCTATGTTGTTTATTGTTGCTACGCCTGCAAATTCGGGAGTTTTGGCTCATCAGATCAAAAAACAAGGCGAGCTTGGGCAGGTTTTTATAAATCCATATGACGTAGCGCCGCTTACTGCTATAGTAGATCGTGCCGGCAAAGATATAACCGATATCCACGTGCGCGTACTTGGCAAGCCAAACGGAGGAGTTGATATTAACTACAACGTTTCGCAAAACGCTCTTTTAAACCACGACGGCGTGCCTATATGGGGGCTATATCCCGACTATCTGAACCAGGTTGAAGTAAGCTATGTATTTAAGAGTGAAAAGAAAAAAGAGGTATATAAAATTTACGCTCAACCGATCGTAACCTTAAGCCGAGATTTTAGATTTGAGCATATGCAAAAGAGAGTTCCAAAGAAAGTAGATCCCGAATTTAAAGATAGACTCTATCTTATCAATAATACAATTACGGGAATTTATAAGCCGTTTGACTGGCGAAGCGGATACGGCGGTGCGGCTAGCTGGAATGACTACACAGAAAACTATATCGTAGATACTACAGGCGAGGTTAGATGGTATCTTGACTATGCTAAATTTTACGATCGCCGCGAGAGAAATGTCGAAAACACAGGTATGATGATGGGGTTTCATCAGCTGCCAAACGGCGATATAAGCTTTGGAATGTCGCAAAAATATATGCGATATGATCTTATGGGCAAACAAGTTTATGAAAGAATTTTGCCACGCGGCTATATTGATTTAAGCCATGAAGTTTTGCCGATTAAGGGCGATCATTTATTACTTCGTGTAGGCAAATACAACTATTACCACAAAGGTGGACAAATTTCGCACACTATCCGCGATCATATCATTGAGCTTGACAGTACGGGTAAGGTGGTAAACGAGTGGGATCTAAACGAAATTTTCGGAAATAATGTCTATAGAAGTAACCTTATAAAGGCGCTTGATCCACGTGCGATTTGTCTAAACATCGACATGAACGCAAAGGAAATCGACACTAGCTCGGACGCTCCGTTTGGCGATAAGATCGGCACCGGCACAGGGCACAACTGGGCTCACGTAAATTCTATCTCTTATGATGTAGTCGATGAGGGTATTATTCTCTCTCTTCGCCATCAAGGTATCGTAAAAATCGGCAAAGATAAAAAGGTCAAATGGATACTGGCAAGCCCTGAGGGATGGAGTGATGACTTTAAGGCTAAAGTTTTGGTTCCTGTTGATAAAAATGGTAAAAAGATCAAATGCGAAAATTCTAAATGTGAAGGTGATTTTGACTGGTCTTGGACACAGCACACCGCTTGGCTAACGGACAGATACGAAAACAAAGGCAATATCAAGCATTTAAGCGTGTTTGATAACGGCGACGGGCGAGGTATGCAGCAGCCTGCATTCAAAGAGGATAAATACTCCCGCGCAGTTGAATACAAAATAGATGAGAAAAATTTGACCGTTGAGCAAACTTGGGAATTTGGCAAAGAGCGCGGATTTGAATTTTATAGCGCGGTTACCAGCAACACCGAGTGGCAAAAAGATAAAAAGACTTACTACATCTCAAGCTCAAACGTAAATCTGCTTCGCCCTGATAAGACTATAAAGATGGTTTTAGTTGAGATCGATCCAAAGACAAATGAAATCAAATTTGAAATGGATGTAGAGTCTGCTTCAAGAGATGACGTGGCTTATCGCTCGCTTGTTATAAATCCAAATATATTTGAATACTAA
- a CDS encoding branched-chain amino acid transaminase: MNASEFIWMDGKLIKWDEAKVHVLTHSLHYANAVFEGTRAYKTDKGLAIFRLQDHTNRLLKSAKMTILNCTYTQKELENAQIELLRANKFNGNVYIRPIIFLGYGIMGLAHTKAPVQTAIAAWEWGAYLGDEGLEKGIRVKISSFAKLNPAGQMNRAKASSNYLSSQMANYEAKDAGYDEALLLDGEGFVAEGPGECFFIVENGTIVTPPNDNSLASITQDTVIKIAKDLGYEVRRERITRDQAYVADEAFFTGTAAEVTPISSIDARVIGSGKRGEVTKKLQDAYFDVVYGRNQKYASMLTYI, from the coding sequence ATGAATGCTTCGGAATTTATCTGGATGGATGGAAAATTAATAAAATGGGATGAGGCTAAAGTTCATGTTTTAACTCACTCGCTTCACTATGCAAATGCCGTATTTGAAGGCACAAGGGCTTATAAAACCGATAAAGGTTTAGCGATTTTTCGTTTACAAGATCACACAAACAGGCTTTTAAAGTCTGCAAAAATGACAATTTTAAACTGCACTTATACTCAAAAAGAGCTTGAAAACGCACAAATAGAGCTCTTAAGAGCAAATAAATTTAACGGCAACGTATATATTCGCCCGATTATATTTTTAGGTTACGGCATAATGGGGCTAGCTCACACAAAAGCTCCCGTTCAAACCGCAATCGCAGCTTGGGAGTGGGGTGCTTATCTTGGTGATGAAGGGCTTGAAAAGGGCATTAGAGTTAAAATTTCAAGCTTTGCCAAGCTAAATCCGGCCGGTCAAATGAATAGAGCAAAGGCAAGCTCAAACTACCTAAGCTCGCAAATGGCAAATTACGAAGCAAAAGATGCGGGTTACGATGAGGCGCTTCTTTTAGATGGCGAAGGCTTCGTGGCTGAGGGTCCTGGCGAGTGCTTTTTCATCGTGGAAAACGGCACTATCGTAACTCCTCCAAATGATAATAGCCTAGCAAGCATTACTCAAGATACCGTTATCAAGATCGCAAAAGATTTAGGTTATGAAGTTCGCCGCGAGCGAATTACTAGAGATCAGGCTTACGTAGCCGATGAGGCTTTCTTTACGGGAACGGCGGCTGAGGTAACTCCGATAAGCAGTATTGACGCTAGAGTTATTGGAAGTGGAAAACGTGGCGAAGTCACTAAAAAACTGCAAGATGCTTATTTTGACGTAGTTTACGGACGAAATCAAAAATATGCT
- a CDS encoding thiol:disulfide interchange protein DsbA/DsbL, with protein MKSLLTKTTKILAAVALFGAVSANAFTEGKDYMVLEKPLSVEKGTLTKVFSYACPFCYKYDKSVTPKVVEKVSGLKYVPYHLKTKAEYGEAASKVLAVLVVKDQEKGVNLLDDNSMFKKAKFAYYKAYHDKKERWNDGKNPEAFIKTGLDAAGMSMDEYNKELENPKVIELLKKWDEFYEVAKIQGVPAFVVDGKYLIYTSTITSVDGFAKLIEELLKK; from the coding sequence ATGAAATCTCTACTTACAAAAACAACTAAAATTTTAGCTGCAGTTGCGCTTTTTGGCGCCGTAAGTGCTAACGCTTTTACAGAAGGTAAGGATTATATGGTTCTTGAAAAACCTCTAAGTGTAGAGAAGGGAACTCTAACTAAAGTTTTTAGCTACGCTTGCCCGTTTTGCTACAAATACGATAAAAGCGTAACTCCAAAAGTGGTTGAAAAAGTATCCGGCCTAAAATACGTGCCGTATCACTTAAAAACCAAGGCCGAATACGGAGAGGCTGCGAGCAAAGTTCTTGCCGTTTTGGTGGTTAAAGACCAAGAAAAAGGGGTAAATTTACTTGATGATAACTCAATGTTCAAAAAAGCGAAATTTGCCTACTACAAAGCATATCACGATAAAAAAGAGAGATGGAACGACGGCAAAAATCCCGAAGCCTTCATAAAAACAGGGCTTGATGCTGCCGGAATGAGCATGGATGAATACAACAAAGAGCTTGAGAATCCAAAAGTAATCGAACTTCTTAAAAAATGGGACGAGTTTTACGAAGTGGCTAAAATTCAAGGCGTTCCTGCGTTTGTAGTAGACGGCAAATACCTTATCTACACAAGCACCATCACTTCGGTAGACGGCTTTGCCAAGCTTATAGAAGAGTTGCTTAAAAAATAG